In the Geoalkalibacter sp. genome, one interval contains:
- a CDS encoding AEC family transporter produces MENFVLIGVFVFLGRLFRRLKAFPPDTAQVLNMFALYVSLPALVLLKVPHLTFSRDLLVAAVTPWVLLGFSVVLVLGVARLGGWPRPVVGVLLLVVPLGNTSFMGVPMIQAFFGEAGLPYLIIYDQFGTLLIFALYGSLVLAMFGQDGSLQLVSVARKVLFFPPSMALLVGFALRPWWTYPEALVVALESISAPLIPLVMTAIGFQLRWRLQPTVVAPLAFGLGVKLLLAPLAALLVFRLAGMEGLAVEVSVLEAGMPPMVTAGALAVAAGLAPELAVALVGLGIILAFATLPLLYLLL; encoded by the coding sequence GTGGAAAATTTTGTTCTGATCGGTGTTTTTGTTTTTTTGGGCAGGTTGTTTCGGCGCCTCAAGGCTTTTCCGCCCGACACCGCCCAAGTGCTCAATATGTTTGCCCTTTATGTGTCGCTGCCCGCCCTGGTTCTGCTCAAGGTGCCGCATCTCACCTTTTCCCGGGATCTGTTGGTCGCGGCGGTCACGCCCTGGGTGCTGCTTGGGTTTTCAGTGGTTCTGGTGCTTGGGGTCGCGCGCCTGGGCGGCTGGCCGCGGCCCGTGGTGGGCGTTTTGCTGTTGGTGGTGCCCCTCGGCAATACCTCATTCATGGGCGTGCCCATGATTCAGGCGTTTTTCGGCGAGGCGGGTTTGCCCTATCTGATCATTTACGATCAGTTCGGAACGCTGCTGATCTTTGCCCTCTACGGTTCGCTGGTCCTGGCCATGTTCGGGCAGGATGGCTCCCTGCAGTTGGTCTCCGTCGCCCGTAAGGTGCTGTTTTTCCCGCCGTCCATGGCGCTGCTCGTCGGTTTTGCCCTGCGTCCCTGGTGGACCTATCCCGAGGCGCTGGTCGTCGCCCTGGAGAGTATTTCGGCCCCGCTTATTCCGCTGGTGATGACGGCCATCGGCTTTCAGTTGCGCTGGCGCTTGCAGCCGACGGTCGTGGCCCCCTTGGCGTTTGGCCTGGGCGTTAAGCTGCTGCTTGCGCCCCTGGCGGCGCTGCTGGTGTTTCGCCTGGCGGGCATGGAGGGGCTGGCGGTGGAGGTCAGCGTGCTGGAGGCGGGCATGCCGCCCATGGTGACGGCAGGCGCCCTGGCGGTGGCGGCGGGGTTGGCGCCGGAGCTGGCCGTGGCGCTGGTGGGCCTCGGCATCATCCTCGCCTTTGCCACCCTGCCGCTGCTGTATCTGCTGCTGTAA